One Globicephala melas chromosome 4, mGloMel1.2, whole genome shotgun sequence genomic window carries:
- the KCNJ15 gene encoding ATP-sensitive inward rectifier potassium channel 15, giving the protein MERINISMARATLVKHTAGAGLKTSRPRVMSKSGHSNVRIDKVDGIYLLYLQDLWTTVIDMKWRYKLTLFAATFVMTWFLFGVIYYAIAFIHGDLEPREHTSNHTPCIMKVDSLTGAFLFSLESQTTIGYGVRSITEECPHAIFLLVAQLVITTLIEIFITGTFLAKIARPKKRAETIKFSHCAVITKQNGKLCLVIQVANMRKSLLIQCQLSGKLLQTHVTKEGERILLNQATVKFHVDSSSESPFLILPMTFYHVLDETSPLRDLTPQNLKQKEFELVVLLNATVESTSAVCQSRTSYIPEEIYWGFEFVPVVSLSKTGKYVADFSQFEQIRKSPDCTFYCTDSEKQKLEEKYRQEDQRERELRTLLLQQSNV; this is encoded by the coding sequence ATTAACATCAGTATGGCCAGGGCTACCCTGGTGAAGCACACGGCTGGAGCTGGCCTCAAGACCAGCAGACCCCGAGTCATGTCCAAGAGTGGGCACAGCAACGTGAGAATCGACAAAGTGGATGGCATATACTTGCTCTACCTCCAAGACTTGTGGACCACTGTCATCGACATGAAGTGGAGATACAAGCTCACCCTGTTTGCTGCCACGTTCGTGATGACCTGGTTCCTTTTTGGTGTGATCTACTATGCCATTGCCTTCATTCATGGGGACTTAGAACCCAGGGAGCACACTTCAAATCACACCCCCTGCATCATGAAGGTGGACTCCCTCACGGGGGCATTTCTCTTTTCCCTGGAATCCCAGACAACCATCGGCTATGGAGTCCGTTCCATCACGGAGGAATGCCCTCATGCCATCTTCCTCTTGGTGGCACAGCTGGTCATCACCACCTTGATTGAGATCTTCATCACGGGCACCTTCCTGGCCAAAATTGCGAGACCCAAAAAGCGGGCAGAGACCATCAAGTTCAGCCACTGTGCCGTCATCACCAAGCAGAATGGGAAGCTGTGCTTGGTGATCCAGGTGGCCAACATGAGGAAGAGTCTCCTGATTCAGTGCCAGCTCTCGGGAAAGCTCCTCCAgacccacgtcaccaaggagggGGAGCGAATCCTCCTCAACCAGGCCACCGTCAAATTCCACGTGGACTCCTCTTCCGAGAGCCCCTTCCTCATCTTGCCCATGACGTTCTACCACGTGCTGGATGAGACGAGCCCCCTGAGAGATCTCACCCCCCAAAACCTTAAGCAGAAGGAGTTTGAGCTGGTGGTTCTCCTGAACGCCACGGTGGAGTCCACCAGCGCTGTCTGCCAGAGCCGCACCTCTTACATCCCAGAGGAGATCTACTGGGGTTTTGAGTTTGTGCCTGTGGTTTCTCTCTCAAAAACCGGCAAGTACGTGGCTGATTTCAGTCAGTTCGAACAGATCCGGAAGAGCCCAGATTGCACCTTTTACTGCACGGATTCTGAGAAGCAGAAACTTGAGGAGAAGTACAGGCAGGAAGATCAGAGGGAAAGAGAGCTGAGAACGCTTTTGTTGCAACAGAGCAACGTCTGA